In Pseudonocardia autotrophica, one DNA window encodes the following:
- a CDS encoding methyltransferase C-terminal domain-containing protein produces the protein MTAEVIRCCFCGAEQGDVVVDLGQQPSCELFPARTDPGPDPTFPVRLWLCQACGLAQLTDHDDVPEEVAGLEPEALRTQRRESAGWLAGPNLIPTGGIVAEYDSPHGGSWLPQLREAGLVGRIAGTGEAADLVVDGCFGMMHAADQQAALRARAARLRPGGRLVVQFHSLAAILRLRQWNAVRLGHLAYYSTPAMVEMLARVGLSAVAARDFSLYGGTVTLVASRAGADHHGSVEKLCRYERLIGVRDPARVHALQEDVHSGAEALVDTLRQARARGEIVLGYGAASRAVPLLVLAGIDADLLPVVADASPAKQNCRMPGTDIPVVTPEELTRRRPDTVLLFVPDLLDELRRVLPEIESCGGQWLPV, from the coding sequence GTGACGGCTGAGGTAATCAGATGCTGCTTCTGCGGGGCGGAGCAGGGTGATGTCGTCGTCGATCTCGGCCAGCAGCCGTCGTGCGAACTCTTCCCCGCCCGGACCGACCCCGGCCCGGACCCGACCTTCCCTGTGCGGTTGTGGCTGTGCCAGGCGTGTGGACTCGCACAGCTGACCGACCATGACGACGTCCCGGAAGAGGTCGCCGGTCTCGAACCCGAGGCGCTGCGCACGCAGCGGCGTGAATCGGCCGGCTGGCTCGCCGGACCAAACCTGATCCCGACCGGGGGCATCGTCGCCGAGTACGACAGCCCTCACGGGGGAAGTTGGCTGCCGCAGCTACGTGAGGCCGGGCTCGTCGGCCGAATCGCTGGCACTGGTGAGGCCGCCGATCTGGTCGTCGACGGCTGTTTCGGCATGATGCACGCCGCCGACCAGCAGGCCGCGCTGCGCGCGCGTGCGGCACGGTTGCGACCGGGTGGGCGGCTGGTGGTGCAGTTCCACTCCCTGGCCGCGATCCTGCGACTGCGCCAGTGGAACGCGGTCCGGCTCGGCCACCTCGCCTACTACTCGACGCCCGCCATGGTCGAGATGCTGGCCCGGGTGGGGCTCTCGGCCGTGGCCGCGCGCGACTTCTCCCTCTACGGCGGGACGGTCACCCTGGTCGCCTCACGCGCCGGTGCGGACCACCACGGCAGCGTGGAGAAGCTGTGTCGCTACGAGCGACTCATCGGTGTCCGCGACCCCGCGCGGGTGCACGCCCTGCAGGAGGACGTGCACTCCGGGGCCGAGGCACTGGTCGACACGCTGCGCCAGGCTCGCGCCCGCGGCGAGATCGTCCTCGGCTACGGGGCGGCGTCGCGGGCCGTGCCGTTGCTCGTGCTCGCCGGCATCGACGCCGACCTGCTCCCGGTCGTCGCCGACGCCTCGCCCGCGAAACAGAACTGCCGGATGCCAGGCACCGACATCCCCGTGGTCACGCCGGAGGAGTTGACACGTCGCCGCCCGGACACGGTTCTGCTGTTCGTGCCGGACCTGCTCGACGAGCTCCGCCGCGTACTACCCGAGATCGAGAGCTGCGGTGGGCAGTGGCTTCCTGTCTGA
- a CDS encoding acyltransferase family protein yields the protein MSTLAGDFDSRRNAFDVLRLIFAVTVAVIHGMDIHTGSQPFWGSTSVGDLALDGFFILSGFLVTRSYLRLDSPLRYAWHRFLRIMPGFWICLLVVAFVAAPTAAVLQGMPAATAFTEASSALRFVLVNSGLLMLQYEIGGILDPGVADGSFNGALWTLFFEAACYALVLGLGVLGLLRHHRWTVLAVAGVFAVVTVLQEAGVETMVNDRVLRLGFVFVLGMVAYRFSDQIPTRGALVLVAVAVFGVSLFLFQDYRVLGAAPLTYVFFWLGTRRRLSWSMRHDVSYGMYIYHWPVQQVLNLTALSAVPTALFVGTGLLTTLPLAVASWFLIERRAMRWKNVTPRLGRRPAHGHDDAAADGPSDAATEVMSVPQPGQGPGPVAATDRSPAEVTDSLPTERLHVSGSPDDTVPIRIADGGARVPPPSGQRSARAGNGELIDAASELDVSSRRDGAATPPRLRAR from the coding sequence GTGAGCACACTGGCAGGCGACTTCGACTCGCGGCGTAACGCGTTCGATGTCCTGCGCTTGATCTTCGCCGTGACCGTGGCGGTGATCCACGGCATGGATATTCACACCGGCAGTCAGCCCTTCTGGGGAAGCACCTCGGTAGGTGATCTTGCGCTGGACGGCTTCTTCATCCTCAGCGGCTTCCTGGTGACTCGCAGCTACCTGCGGCTCGATTCCCCGCTGCGGTACGCCTGGCACCGGTTCCTGAGGATCATGCCGGGCTTCTGGATCTGCCTGCTCGTGGTCGCGTTCGTCGCGGCTCCGACCGCGGCCGTGCTGCAGGGCATGCCGGCGGCAACGGCGTTCACCGAGGCCTCGTCGGCACTGCGGTTCGTGCTGGTCAACTCGGGACTGCTGATGCTGCAGTACGAGATCGGCGGCATCCTCGACCCGGGCGTGGCCGACGGCAGTTTCAACGGTGCGCTGTGGACCCTGTTCTTCGAGGCAGCGTGTTACGCGCTGGTACTCGGGCTGGGGGTTCTCGGCCTGCTCCGGCACCACCGGTGGACCGTCCTGGCCGTGGCCGGTGTCTTCGCGGTGGTGACGGTGCTGCAGGAGGCCGGCGTCGAGACGATGGTCAACGACCGCGTGCTGCGTCTCGGTTTCGTATTCGTACTGGGCATGGTGGCCTACCGATTCAGTGATCAGATCCCGACCCGGGGCGCTCTCGTGCTCGTGGCGGTCGCGGTGTTCGGCGTCAGCCTGTTCCTGTTCCAGGACTACCGCGTCCTCGGCGCGGCGCCGTTGACCTATGTCTTCTTCTGGCTGGGGACCCGGCGTCGGCTGTCCTGGTCGATGCGCCACGACGTGTCCTACGGGATGTACATCTACCACTGGCCGGTACAGCAGGTTCTGAACCTGACAGCGCTCTCCGCGGTTCCGACGGCGTTGTTCGTCGGAACCGGACTCCTCACGACGCTGCCGCTCGCGGTGGCGTCCTGGTTCCTGATCGAACGTCGGGCGATGCGGTGGAAGAACGTGACACCACGGCTCGGGCGACGGCCGGCACACGGACACGACGACGCCGCCGCCGACGGTCCGTCCGACGCCGCAACGGAGGTGATGTCGGTACCGCAGCCCGGCCAAGGACCTGGCCCGGTCGCCGCTACCGATCGATCGCCGGCCGAGGTCACCGACAGTCTCCCTACGGAGCGGCTGCACGTGTCCGGCAGCCCGGACGACACCGTGCCCATCCGGATCGCAGACGGCGGGGCCCGTGTCCCGCCACCGAGCGGGCAGCGATCGGCACGAGCTGGGAACGGTGAGCTGATCGACGCCGCCAGTGAGCTGGATGTGAGTAGTCGTCGCGACGGCGCAGCGACGCCGCCCCGCCTCAGGGCACGGTGA
- a CDS encoding type IV secretory system conjugative DNA transfer family protein — protein sequence MTRPQTTRPGAEDLALPLTALGLVVGVVIVLQAAVVLTGLVTTGAATVLGIDDAVVLARSWFGAPLPPGSVAAHLTDHARVFVGCLIAVVMVLLAAAALAGRWWWRRRRPAPAGHATRAQLQRELSLEAVRRSAERTRPGLSSAERRSAVGTEVGIPFYRYRDTALYASFSNLTGTLAPTQSGKSRMDLVHKVLGAPGALLCSTTKLDLVEFAALARSRRATAGPVVVYDATGRLSWPSPLRWSLIEGCEDQQEANRRAFTLVEAAAVRVEAGGGGGAGNDRVFRERAVVVLTAYLVAAAVSGSGIDAIRAWSTEPPEPGTGPRQPADSLPVKLLTDAGRSELAANLAAEMALDPRTASAVWMSVRRVVGAWTDPRLREMLDPPRGRGLDVRRFIGQGGTLFLIADQQQAAEAVPVLTALAEHWMRTAQQMALDYPARRVDPPVTVVFDELANGTPVPGLAQVVSDAAGRGVVIHWAAQSLAQLERIFGPVGYREVLDNTTSLSVWGGIKDDRTLQWISELCATHERLRRQVQTEGLLSRDRYSIGTETSPVMRVGDIRKLAPGKVLVLHRGLPCFIADVLDVSRRPDNAEITHDVDVIREQQAIPIDDRGYRTGTHGGPTMGR from the coding sequence ATGACCCGCCCCCAAACCACCCGTCCCGGCGCCGAGGATCTGGCGCTACCGCTGACAGCCCTGGGCCTGGTAGTGGGCGTGGTCATAGTGCTCCAGGCCGCCGTGGTCCTCACCGGGCTGGTCACTACCGGCGCGGCCACGGTGCTCGGGATTGATGACGCCGTGGTGCTTGCCCGCTCGTGGTTCGGAGCGCCGCTCCCGCCGGGCTCGGTGGCCGCGCACCTGACCGACCACGCGAGGGTTTTCGTGGGTTGCCTGATCGCGGTCGTGATGGTGCTGCTCGCCGCCGCGGCGTTGGCCGGGCGGTGGTGGTGGCGCCGTCGGCGGCCGGCCCCGGCCGGGCACGCCACCCGGGCACAGTTGCAGCGGGAGTTGTCTCTGGAAGCGGTGCGGCGCAGCGCGGAGCGGACCCGCCCGGGTCTGAGTTCGGCCGAGCGGCGCAGCGCGGTCGGCACCGAAGTCGGGATCCCGTTCTACCGGTATCGCGACACGGCGTTGTACGCGTCGTTTTCGAACCTGACCGGCACCCTGGCCCCGACTCAGTCGGGGAAATCGCGCATGGATCTGGTGCACAAGGTCCTCGGCGCCCCCGGCGCACTGTTGTGTTCGACCACGAAACTCGACCTGGTCGAGTTCGCGGCATTGGCCCGCTCGCGGCGCGCCACAGCCGGGCCAGTGGTGGTCTATGACGCCACCGGCCGGTTGTCGTGGCCGTCACCGCTGCGCTGGTCACTGATCGAAGGCTGCGAGGACCAGCAGGAAGCCAACCGGCGCGCATTCACCCTGGTCGAGGCCGCCGCTGTACGGGTCGAGGCCGGCGGAGGTGGCGGCGCGGGAAACGACCGGGTGTTCCGCGAACGCGCCGTGGTGGTGCTGACCGCCTATCTCGTGGCCGCCGCGGTGTCCGGGTCGGGCATCGACGCCATCCGCGCCTGGTCCACCGAGCCCCCCGAACCGGGCACCGGACCGCGCCAGCCCGCCGACAGCCTGCCGGTGAAGCTGCTCACCGACGCCGGGCGAAGTGAGCTCGCCGCGAACCTGGCCGCGGAGATGGCCCTCGACCCGCGTACGGCCTCGGCGGTGTGGATGTCGGTGCGCCGCGTGGTCGGAGCCTGGACCGACCCACGGCTACGCGAGATGCTCGACCCGCCGCGCGGCCGCGGGCTGGACGTGCGCCGGTTCATCGGCCAGGGCGGGACGCTGTTCCTCATCGCCGACCAGCAGCAGGCCGCCGAAGCCGTCCCGGTACTCACCGCGCTGGCCGAGCACTGGATGCGCACCGCTCAGCAGATGGCGCTGGACTACCCGGCACGCCGGGTCGACCCGCCGGTGACCGTCGTGTTCGACGAGCTCGCCAACGGCACCCCCGTCCCCGGGTTGGCCCAGGTGGTCAGCGACGCTGCTGGCCGCGGCGTGGTCATCCACTGGGCCGCCCAGTCGCTGGCCCAGCTCGAGCGGATCTTCGGCCCCGTCGGATACCGCGAGGTCCTCGACAACACCACTAGCTTGAGCGTGTGGGGCGGGATCAAGGATGACCGCACCCTGCAGTGGATCTCCGAGCTGTGCGCGACCCACGAGCGGCTACGCCGCCAGGTCCAAACCGAGGGGCTGTTGTCCCGCGACCGCTACAGCATCGGCACCGAGACCAGCCCGGTGATGCGGGTCGGAGACATCCGCAAACTCGCCCCCGGCAAGGTTCTGGTCCTGCACCGCGGCCTGCCTTGCTTCATCGCCGACGTCCTCGACGTGTCCCGCCGACCGGACAACGCCGAGATCACCCACGACGTAGACGTTATCCGTGAACAGCAGGCGATCCCCATCGACGATCGCGGCTACCGGACCGGGACCCACGGCGGCCCGACCATGGGCCGATGA
- a CDS encoding apiosidase-like domain-containing protein, with translation MSNNDPPTASRADDPGPARPRSANARRWPRRAAVAVGAVVALGISVFAPANGRAVLRTADEASSTADPPYLQVDDRFLAAGGEPFFWMADTAWAMLGKLGTDEITEYLDIRAEQGFNVVQTVAMFPQAGAESPGDTVEAAADNDEFWDRVEFAIDAAAARGMYLAIHPVWGDKQTGSVIDESSARGYGEFLGERFGAYDNVTWTLGGDHPADGEEQLWTELAEGLDATGGTQVKTYHPRGDQSSATWFAQAEFISIVRFR, from the coding sequence ATGAGCAACAACGACCCACCCACCGCCAGCCGGGCAGATGACCCTGGCCCGGCCCGGCCCCGGTCTGCGAACGCGCGCCGGTGGCCGCGCCGGGCCGCGGTGGCGGTCGGTGCGGTGGTGGCGCTCGGGATCAGCGTGTTCGCCCCTGCCAACGGGCGGGCGGTGCTGCGGACTGCCGACGAGGCCAGCTCCACCGCCGATCCACCGTATTTGCAGGTCGACGACCGGTTCCTGGCCGCCGGTGGGGAGCCGTTCTTCTGGATGGCCGATACCGCGTGGGCGATGCTGGGCAAGCTGGGCACCGACGAGATCACCGAGTACCTCGACATCCGCGCCGAGCAAGGGTTCAACGTCGTCCAGACGGTCGCGATGTTCCCGCAGGCCGGCGCCGAGTCGCCGGGCGACACGGTGGAAGCCGCGGCGGACAACGACGAGTTCTGGGACCGGGTCGAGTTCGCGATCGACGCGGCCGCCGCGCGCGGGATGTATCTGGCGATCCACCCGGTCTGGGGAGACAAGCAAACCGGCTCCGTCATCGACGAATCGAGCGCGCGGGGCTACGGCGAGTTCCTGGGCGAGCGCTTCGGCGCCTACGACAACGTCACCTGGACGCTCGGCGGGGACCACCCGGCCGACGGCGAAGAGCAGCTCTGGACCGAGCTGGCCGAAGGGCTCGACGCCACCGGCGGCACGCAGGTCAAGACCTACCACCCGCGTGGCGATCAATCGTCTGCGACCTGGTTCGCTCAGGCCGAGTTTATCTCAATCGTGAGGTTCAGGTAG
- a CDS encoding alkaline phosphatase PhoX encodes MGMNRRMLLRRSGQLGLGVSLFGSVQALLCAPAAAAPAAVDVTGYGPLIDDPAGRLALPEGFSYRVVTEAGQTRTYEGEPSPGVHDGAAAFAADDGNVLIVLNHEVRGGPDDDGAVPHENGLVYRDDAGGGCTIIKTTAGGELLWETVGIAGTSTNCAGGVTPWDTWLTCEETEDDGHGWVFEVDPHDLDANRDPEPITTLGRFRHEALCVDPDSLAIYLTEDAEGPNGTVYRWRPPSGFRGRSGELKQLGTADGEFAALSCTDGDGAVVDDLARADAIDTVYTVEWVSVEDRAAENGSLRSAEGITRAAKLEGAWWADDGAYVVSSYAEDHRGQVWFYDPAESTLRLTTVFATEADGETVEAPDNIVAAGYGGLIVATDGDGDNHLAGITPDGDVYPIARSQMGSEFTGPAFSPDGAVLFAGIQKPGVLFAITGPWQQRSPPSGTGSSSPGSTNRSGTSGSSEGSGSNTDSTGRRGPSRARDQRRWRRAETTSTPPRTSRSSR; translated from the coding sequence GTGGGCATGAACCGTCGGATGCTGTTGCGCCGGTCCGGCCAGCTCGGGCTGGGTGTGAGCCTGTTCGGGTCGGTGCAAGCACTGCTGTGCGCTCCGGCCGCCGCCGCACCGGCTGCGGTGGATGTCACCGGGTATGGGCCGCTGATCGACGACCCGGCCGGGAGGCTCGCCCTGCCCGAGGGTTTTTCCTACCGCGTGGTGACCGAAGCGGGGCAGACCCGTACCTACGAGGGCGAGCCGAGTCCCGGGGTCCACGACGGCGCCGCGGCGTTCGCCGCCGACGACGGCAACGTGCTGATCGTGCTCAACCACGAGGTACGCGGCGGACCGGACGACGACGGAGCGGTCCCGCACGAGAACGGACTCGTCTACCGCGACGACGCCGGTGGTGGCTGCACCATCATCAAGACCACTGCCGGGGGCGAGTTGCTGTGGGAGACCGTCGGGATCGCCGGGACGTCCACGAACTGCGCCGGCGGGGTCACGCCGTGGGATACCTGGCTGACCTGCGAAGAGACCGAGGACGACGGCCACGGGTGGGTGTTCGAGGTCGATCCGCACGACTTGGACGCCAACCGGGACCCGGAACCGATCACCACACTGGGCCGGTTCCGTCACGAAGCGCTCTGTGTGGATCCCGACAGCCTGGCCATCTATCTCACCGAGGACGCCGAAGGACCGAACGGCACCGTGTATCGCTGGCGGCCACCGTCGGGGTTCCGCGGCCGCAGCGGCGAGCTGAAGCAGCTCGGCACCGCCGACGGTGAGTTCGCGGCGCTGTCGTGCACCGACGGCGATGGGGCGGTGGTCGACGACCTCGCCCGGGCCGACGCGATCGACACCGTCTACACAGTCGAGTGGGTTTCGGTCGAGGACCGGGCCGCCGAGAACGGCTCTCTGCGCTCGGCTGAGGGCATCACCCGCGCGGCGAAACTCGAGGGTGCCTGGTGGGCCGACGACGGCGCCTACGTGGTCTCGAGCTACGCCGAGGACCACCGCGGGCAGGTCTGGTTCTACGATCCGGCCGAGTCCACGTTGCGGTTGACCACCGTCTTCGCGACCGAGGCCGACGGGGAGACCGTCGAGGCCCCGGACAACATCGTCGCGGCCGGCTACGGGGGCCTGATCGTGGCCACCGACGGGGATGGCGACAACCACCTGGCCGGCATCACCCCAGACGGCGACGTCTATCCGATCGCACGCAGCCAGATGGGCTCCGAGTTCACCGGCCCGGCCTTTTCTCCGGACGGGGCCGTGTTGTTCGCCGGCATCCAGAAACCCGGGGTGCTGTTCGCCATCACCGGCCCCTGGCAGCAGCGCAGCCCGCCATCGGGAACCGGCTCCAGCAGCCCCGGTAGCACCAACCGCTCAGGCACATCGGGCAGCTCCGAGGGCTCGGGCAGCAATACCGACAGCACCGGGCGCCGGGGGCCGTCGCGGGCCCGGGACCAGCGCCGCTGGCGGAGGGCCGAAACAACATCGACACCGCCGCGCACCTCGAGGAGCAGCCGATGA
- a CDS encoding MerR family transcriptional regulator yields MGEELMQIGQVSTRIGLSLRTIRHWDEVGLVTPSARSAGGFRLYTETDVERLAFIKRLKPLDFSLDQIKELLATVDGLAQQEELSSERLEDLLGRLAMFRAATDSRLDALRHQVDSLESLSRDLKNLDTSTRSYNASQTP; encoded by the coding sequence ATGGGCGAGGAGCTGATGCAGATCGGTCAGGTATCGACGCGCATCGGTTTGTCGCTGCGCACCATCCGCCACTGGGACGAAGTGGGGTTGGTGACCCCGTCGGCACGTTCAGCGGGCGGATTTCGGCTCTACACCGAAACCGATGTCGAACGGCTGGCGTTCATCAAGCGGCTCAAGCCGCTCGACTTCAGCCTCGACCAGATCAAGGAGCTGTTGGCGACCGTGGACGGGCTGGCGCAGCAGGAGGAGCTCAGCTCGGAGCGGCTCGAGGATCTGCTCGGTCGTCTGGCGATGTTCCGGGCGGCCACGGACAGTCGGCTCGATGCCCTGCGCCACCAGGTCGACAGCCTCGAGTCGTTGTCACGTGACCTGAAGAACCTCGACACATCCACCCGGTCGTACAACGCCTCACAGACCCCCTGA